The Intestinibaculum porci DNA window GAAAAGTACATCACCTAAAATAATGTACTTTTCGTACTTTGAACTTTATTTTTATACGATAAAATCAACGTTATTTTCATTTCATGCATTTTCACAAGAACTTATCAAAGTGTTTGTGAAACGCCCAGAAAAGGAAATTTATCATTAAAATTTTGATTTCTGGTGCAAATTCAAAATCCACAAACGATTTCAGTACATATAAAGGAAAACTAAGCCATCATCAAAAGCGATGATATTTAAGCTGAACGCCTGTGAGCACAGCATATCATTCAGTTTGTTTATACCAGAAGCCATTATAGACCGGTGAACGATCCATTTCATGACTAGTATCGAAGCCGAAGATAAAGTTCATGGCAATCCTGTAAATAATCGAAGTTGGTGCCAGCCCATAAACCTGTTTAGAAAAGATATGCTGAAGACGCTCACTGTCATCAGGATACTTCTGCTTCATCTTAGGACTCGCATAAAGCCTTCTGACAATCTCAGCCGGGTACAGTCCTGATTTCATGTAAAGATCAATGAACGTTTTGCTATCGTCATCAAAGCATCCCGGATTTTCCTTTTCCAGCAGATCACACATTTCTCTTACGACGTTCACATGCGTAGCCTGCGGAAAAAAACCTCAGCCTTCGACTTTGTTCTTTTTGCCTGCTCATCAGCTGATTTCTTAAATCTGGGATGGATAATACATCTGCCACCTTTCATAAATCGCTTTATCCAATCCTTTTAAGGCCTCGAAGGTTCTCCGAATCAGGTGTTCACGACACTGCGTTAATACCTGAACTGTGACATCATCAGGAATCAGATGTTCCTCAATTAATAATCGTAAGAAATCATATTCAATCTGACTGGCACTTGGAAAACCAACTTCAATTTCTTTGAAGCCTAAGTCTACCAAAGTCTGAAACATCTCTACCTTTTCTTCGATCTTCATTGGTGTGACAAGAGCCTGGTTCCCATCACGTAAATCGACTGAGCACCAGATTGGCGCTTTCTCGATATGTTTGTCTGGCCAGGTACGATCTGGCAGACTGATGGTTTCAAATCTCTTGTACTTCTGATAATTCATCATTTCTCTTTGTTCTCCTTTCCAACCTTATAAAAAATCTCTCGTCTCTACTACATATACTATAGCAAGAGGACGAGAGATATGCTTCGTGGTTCCACCTCAGTTTATTGACACCTCACGATGCCAACCTTATCGAGTACGCTTTCGAAAAAGTTATACTCTAGCGTGATAACGGTCGCAAGTTCCGTAGCTACCTACTGCAATTTCAGTGCTCCACTCCGGGATGAGTTCAAAACGTCGTCAGCATGTCCTTCGCTTTTACTACTTCCCTTCAATGTATTTGTCTCATCGGTTGTTGACATTGCTATATACTTTTACTTTAAAGCTGTCAATAAATCCAAGCCATTTTTTATACTTTTCTAAACATTGTATACTTTCTGTCGTATTATCCGATCTGACTAACGCTTTCTTTTTAGACTCTTGCCATATTCCTATTATACTCCTCTTTATTGGGCTTTCATAATATTTCATACAATTTAAAAAAAAATCAATAAATCGTGACCGTTGGGCACCAAAAATGACCGTTGGGCACCAATTTATTGTAAATTGAAATAAAATCAATTATACTTTAAGTAGATTAAGGTAATTATTGAGTGCTTAAACAAGGTTTATATTTTGATTATTTATTAAAGAAAGAAGGGAACTCTATGTCTCAGAAAAAAAGCTACTACGATCCTAAGCGGACCAAAGAGTTAACGAAGGCCGGGCAATCCATGGGTGTTGCCATGACTTACCTTGGTTTAATTGTGGTTGGTGCTTTAATTGTGATTGATACCTATTATTATTTAACAAATCATCAGAAAGAAAGTTATTCACCAAGTTTCATGTTAGGAATGGGCTTGATCACTTTACTTGTTTTAATAGCTGTTATCATTGATATCTTTATGAGAGTAAAAAGAAAGAAAGGAAAAAAATAATATGTTTAAAAAAGTTACTGTTATTTTACTGTGCAGCACGCTGCTTTTATGTTTATCGATTACAAAATCTTCTGCCAAAGAAAATAGTGTTTTATTAAAAGCTTATAACAATAATTTATCAAATATCAGTTCAATTGATTTGCATCCAGAATATTGTCAAGTTGTTTATGATTCTAGATATGACCAAAATCCTAAAATTCCAAGACGGGCAAGACCAACAAGTTATTCTTATTTTAAAACCTATCGGGCAAATATTATTTGTAAAGGGACTTCTTATCCTGTCAACTCATACGCTTTAAATGCCAGTATTGATTTCTATGTAAACGTATATTTTAAATTAGATAAATCTAATAAATCACATTGCAATGGATACGATAAGCCTGTTATTACAAGTTGCTCTGGATCATATGGAGCAACAGGTTATTCTCATCCATCTGTATCAGTTTCATCATACACTGATACCTATATGAACTTTAAAGGGAAATGTATCTTAACTGTTGCTGGCATTGACTATACTATGTCTGGAACTAAAAAAATGTCATTATAATTATTATAACTCATAAGCACTCTGTTCTGATTTACCTTTTAATCGCATTTAAAGATGATCATCTTTATCATATCACAACGATATATGTTAAAAGGGGCTGTAACATTAAGAAATAACTATCACAATGATAAAAAGTGAAGTTTGATGATCAAAACGTTATAACAGTCCTGATTATATCAAAAAAGGGAACTGAATTATGAATTCAGCTCCCTTTTTTGGTGTATAATATTTATATGATCAGTTATTCAAAAAATACACAAACATATGGTATCACAAATCAGCTTTCTTTTCTATCTGATGTTTGTATTTCTTTCGATAACGACATTGATGAATTTGATGTTTGCCGTACAGTTAAGAGCATAACAGAAAATACGATCTTTGGTGATTTCATCGGTATCTTTATAGCCTAAAGAGGCATAGACATCAGTTGCGAAGATAATATTTCGCTCCATGGTCATATCCTTCAAAAGAATATTTAATACTGACTTGTTCATATTTTTTAAATTTAATTCAAATTCTTCTGCTGTACTGATATCCATTTTTAACCTCCGTAGTAATTTTATTATAACATGATTGATTAACTATTGTGATTTGTTTCTTATGTCATTGAATATTTTATCATATGTTCTTATCGTTTCTTGCCTTGTGGATAAATATATTTACTTCGGCATTTCATAATGAAATATTTTAAGATAAAATGATACATAGCTATTGTGATTAAAAGAGACAGGAGTTTATGTTCCTGCCCTTTTGTTATAAATAAGTCTCATTTTCCAAAAATATCATCAACTAATTTTTTACGCTTATTCATTTGTTTTTCTTTCTCAATTTTATTCATAATTTCATCGTTAATAATAGATTCTGCTAATGCTTTATAATCAATGATTTGATTAAGCTCAATGGCAAACCGCTTTGTTGCAATCAAATGCTTCATTGCGGTTATATTATCGATAACACTATCAGGATCATAGTATCTGGTTACAAGTCTGATATTATCTGTTATTCTTCGATCAATGTTATCACTGTATGCCATACGAAACTTAATTCCATGATTTTCCCAGTAGACCTTTTCAATGCAGGTATTATTAAACTTTCTTTTGTTCTCTAGTGCTTTCTTATTAGGCTTTACCGAGATTGCTTCCTTATGTCCATCACTATATGTAACAAGGAAATCCGTTGACATAATATAATTTGGATTTTTTGAATAGCCAACTCCAAGCAGTGAGGCGATATAGTCTGTTTCATTTTTATCTAATGGATACTGCTCATTAATATCAACCACATCGTCATTGAAGCGAAGCCATAACCATACCCTGTATTCTCCCTGAGAAAGCAAATCAACGGTTCTTCCAGTTTTCCAGTCAACCGCCTGAACTCTTGTGCCAGCACCATTAGGGTGTTCATTTGCATGTTCCCATGCTGAATAGTCTTTACCGTTGCCGCGGCCATAACCTTTAGAAATTTTCGTTGCTTTACTAGGTTTTCGTGCCATATCTACTCCTCCTTGACATCTTCAGTACTATGAAAAACACCTTTGCTTACTCTATAAAGATATCCTTTTCGTACAAGCCGAGATAAAATTGAACTCAACTGATTCTTTGGTTTATCCAGAAACTCAAAATCCTTGAGCGTATAATCACGGACAATGTCTTTATTTATTACGTCCATAACAGTGTCTTCCATTGTTTTCTCACGGATTCTATCCTTACCGGTATACATATAAACACCTGTTTTAATTCTCTTCGCCAATCCTTTCTGTGGAAATTTTTTTAAGGCATCGGTTATCTGTTGCCTTGTTAAATCAGGAATATTAATATCTGATGCAGTGAATTCACCTTCACTTAAGTTTTCTTTTACATATTCAAGAACCTGATCTGGAACAGTAACAAAATCTTTACCAGCCCCTGTAACATACGTACCCATAGCCACGCGGTGAATGCGTTTAAGATGATCAAGACTTACTAACGCGGTTCCAATTTGTGAAACAGAATATCCAGTCAAATCAGAAAGCTCAGAAATTGTGTAAGAATCATTTCTATCTTTCACAAGAATCCATAATAAATCTCGTATTTCAAATGTTTTTTCTGGCATTATTCTCTTTTTGTCAAAATCAGGATCATTTACATCATGATAAACACCTTCACTAACTCTGTATAGCTCACCACGACGCTGTAGAAAAGAGAGTTTCATATTAAGATCGTATATAGAATAATTTTCATTTGATAGACTTTCGGCAGTATAGTCAGCACTCGGGTTTTCTGCAATGGTATTTCGAATATATGGAAGAATTCCTATTGGCACATCTTTCACCTTTTTTCTAACATCATCAGGAAGCGGTAAAACTTTTGATTGTGTTGGTCGACGCAGCTCAGATAGTATAAGCAGTTTACTTACATTTTCCAGTACTACTTTTCCATCACTATTAAATACATCAAAACTGTTTTTGGCTTCTTTTGAACGAACATGATATAGATTTTTTGAAGCTTCAAGGACAAATTCAGGAAATTCATCTCCATAAGGGTTCTTTTCACACGGACAGCGGCGACCAACCAGGAAGTCTCTAGCAGGCATAACAATTATTTTTTTACACTTATTACATCTGATTTTAACATTTTCCTGACCTGAAGTGCTAATCCCTGTCAGAACAGTATAATCATCTCCTGTGAGATCAGCGACTGCTTTTTTATATTCGTCAGTGTTATTAATAGTTAAATCAAGAATAGCAACTGAGAAACCAATGCTTCTGCAGTAGGAACAATATGGGCTTCTTTGAAAATTAGACATTGTTTTAAAGAAAATATGTCCACACTTAGTATGTTTTATCTTCAATACCGTTGTTGATCTACTAGTGGTTTTTTCAGCGGAAAGCAGTTTGAAATCGTTCTGTTCAACAAGACTTTTCATTTCACTTAAAGTTGGACCCTTTTCACATTCGCATACACGTTCTTCCAGCATGTATTTTGCGCGAATGTGATGTATTAATCCACACTTATGTTTCACTTCAATAAACTTTTGCGGTCCTAAATATTCAGAGCAAATCTTGTAATCAGGATTAACATTTTCAGCAACCTCAATGAACTTTTCTTCATCATTTCTCGCATTTTCACAATGAGGACATTGCCAGCCAGCATTAAAACCATATTCAGTTGCGAGGAATCGTTCACCACAGTTATGCTGAACCACTGAAAATAATCCATAACTTTTTAAAACTTCATAATCTTTGCTTACATTTAAATGACATTTTTCAGATTCAAACCGATTTCGTATATTTGAAACCGTAGATAAGACAAATTCAAACAAAAGAATATTTAAAGGAGCAGTTGTCCCGGTACTACTTTTAAAGATTACTCTATTAAGAATTTTTTCAGCAGGGCCTGTCAGCATTCCATCAGGGATAGTATGCTCAATCAAAGAGATACAATCTTTTTTATTTACAAATTTTGTTTCAATTATTTCTCTAAGATAAAATGTAATATCCTGAAAATTACAATGTAAATCTGTTTTCAGCAACTCATGGCAGAAATTTGCAAAGTTTAGTTCAAAATCTGAAGCTCTTGTAACATGCATATCTTCTGTACCATAAGCAACCAGTTTAACACCATGTTTCCAGCATGCTGTTACACCAGGTGCCTGGTGACTTCTCCTAAATAAAGGCCTATTATAAGTAGTTAAATCTTCTTTTAGGCAAATAGGGCAAATGTTTGTGCCATTGTAATGATTTCTAATCAAAGGTATCATCTTAGGAAACTTATGTCTTTTTCTTTCAAATCCATTAATCCACATTGTTTGTGTTATGTCATTAAATAATGGAGCAATTAACGGAAATAATGTATGCTTCATGAGAATCTCATCTGCTGGCAATGGGAATTCTATTTTATTCAAAATAGTCATCGTTTCATGTTTTATCAGATCATAGCTTCCAGCTACATCAAGATACTTTGACAGGTGCTGATAATTTGTTCCATTAGCTTCTGCTAATCTGCTCATAAATGAATAAAATGTTTCATCTTCAACAGGTGATATAAAAGTCATGATCATTTAAAAATCACTTCCTCACTATTTATTTCTTCAATAAGCGAATGAACGTTATTTTGAGATGTTGCCATATGAATCTTCTGCATTTCACTAATAGCCTTCAAAGTTTCTCTTACTGCAGCGCTATCAGATGTAAATTTTCCTCCAGAAAGTTTTAATGCTCTTGTAAAAGAATTAAATATAGCCTTTTTGGAAACTTCGGGATAAAGTTCAAGGATCTTTTCCTCAACATAAGCCTGTGTTCTTGCCACATCAACAATTTCTCCCACATCGTTGCCTGCATGACCTCTTTCGGAAATTGCAGCAATCATCTGGTTAACAGCCTTTTTCATGCTTATAGATTCTTTTTTATAATCATAGCAATCAATTGATAATTTCAATAAGTCCATTGACCGATTGCTACATTTTTTTATAAAATCAGCTGTGATTTCAGTTGGCTTTAACATATACTGCGTCTGAATGTATGCCCATAAAATCATCAGCATATTTATTATTCCATGCGTTTCTTCGTACATTGCATCAATGATTTTAGCAGATGGATTTACGGGATTTGTAAAATAGCGATAATTCCAAAGTCTTCTTAGAATAAACTCAAATGCCCTTTTATTTTCCACATATACTTCTGAATTTATATTATGGGCAAAACGTCTGGCATTATGAGGATCATCAAAAAGTCTAAGAAAAGCTTCTCTGGTTCCAATTGCCACAAGAGCTACCGATGTTTCATTAGCTAACACCAGAAAATTGCTAATGCTATAACCGCGCTTAGTTGTCTTTAAACTTAACATTTGAATTTCGTCCAGTATCAATGCTCCAACATGAAATACATTAATATAGTTCTTAATCAGCCGTTCTTTATCTCCTAGTTTCTTTGCCTTAAAAACCTCGTTTTCATAATAAGGAGTTAAATTCCTCAATGCACGGTCAATTGCTTCACCAATAGCCTCATACACACTTCCAATGTTATAATCAGGATGAATGTTAACAATCAGATAAGGTATCTGAACAAACTGATCAACCGTTCCCATATTATGAATAATTGTCTGCGGATAAAGATCAAGCACTGCATTAACTGATGTAGATTTTCCTGATCCTCCTATGCCTGTTATTGAAATTCCTTCAACGGGTTCTGACATATTTGTTGGAATTAACTTTTGATTTTGTTCAATCACACCATCACCTGTATGCACTTTTATGTTAGACTGGCTGCTGTGCATAGTTTCCCGTTTAAGATAACTTTCTCGAATAGCCTTATGGAAGTGGTATTCAAACTTGCTATCCATTGGCAACTCTGTTCTAAAATCTAGTAAGCATTCAAGTGAATCAAGCTTCTGCTGCAAACTCATTTCATCAAGATTTTCAGGAAGAATAACACCATGATTAAAGGTAGCCTTTCTTCCTTCTTCATTAAGAAGCGGGGGAAGAGCCTCAATAAGAGGATTCCCTTTTGCTTTTCCTTCACATTGAATATATTCTGCTGAAACAATTGAATAACCAGATGTCTCTTGAAATGCATACTGCATCTCAGGTGTCGTATATTTTCTTTCTTCCATATATTTACACCTCTCTTAAAGATCTTCCATATATTTCATATAATCATCGTCAAATGACGTACTGTCATCAGCATCATCTAATGTTGGACCTTTATCAATAAACGTATTTTCATCAGATACTGTATTTTCATCTAAAGGCTTGTTTAAGTCATTTGAATTTGTTTTTTCATTACCATCATAATTGCTGTCAGCAGCAATATTCTTCTGACCAAGTTTCTTTTGTTCAATAAGCTTTTCTTTTTCTCTGGCTGTTTTGATATGCTTCGTATCATTTTCTTTGCCAGAATGTTCACGTTTTGCATCCAGAATAGTTTTCTCATGTTTTTGATAAAATTCAGATTTCTGGTTACGCTTTTCCTGAAGTGCTTCTCTCTTTTGTACAGCCATTTTCTTTCGATAAGCTTCCGCTTCCGCGACAGACATATTAATGAATGATGCCTGACTCTTAAGATCAGGATTAAGCCATGCACGAGACCATACGCCATCAAGAAAGTAATAAATATAATTAACTGTAGCTGGGTTAATAGCGACTTCAATTTTTTCTCTTTCATTAAGAAAACACATTTCTTCAAGTTTTCGGTTTCTTAAATCAATATATTTCATCGTATCAACAAGAATACCATAGCGAGTAATTGAAGCTTTTTTATGTTTGTAAAGAGCAATACGAAATGCATCGAAATCTTCAATTTGTCTTGGATGCTGCCCTTTATTTTCTACACAGTGACGCCAGGTATCGCAAGGGGTTTGTTTAATTCCATAGTCAATCATATCCTTTTTTGAGTTCCGGTATTTTAATGTTGATTTTCAACCTCAAAATAATTTCGTGCTATATAATTTATGTATATGTGGCCCTAAACCATTAATTTAGGATATTGCCAAGCTAACTTGTTAATTTTGCGTACTTAAAAACTTTACTGCTTTTTTAGCACCTTTTAAGCTACGTATTTGCTGTTTTCCTAAAGAAACTCCCAAATTTCAAGCTGCCTGCTAGGTTTTCGTTTCTCTATACGCTTAAAGCGTTGAATTCCCTTTTGGGCATATGCTAGGGCTTCCTTTATCCCCCTAGTGATCTGATAGATCCATACGCACACATCAGCTCTAAGCGATTTACTTCTTTCAATCATTTTTATCGCCAGGAGGCTTTCATCAACCTTGTTTGCCATTAGCGCTACATGCCCGACTCTGATCATAAGCATGAGGTTCAGCACATTCATTTTTTTAAGCGTTCTTACACGCATATTTTCCCAATCATATTCAGACTTAGTGTGTCGGAAATTTTCCTCAATTCGCCAGCGATAAAAATATTCTCTAACTATTGTTATTACATCCTTCTTATCATTAACATGTCTGTTTGTGATGAGTAAAAGTGGTTCTTCTTCTGATAGTCCGTAGCAGAAAATTATTGTATATGCCTTTTTGCTG harbors:
- a CDS encoding TnsA endonuclease N-terminal domain-containing protein, giving the protein MARKPSKATKISKGYGRGNGKDYSAWEHANEHPNGAGTRVQAVDWKTGRTVDLLSQGEYRVWLWLRFNDDVVDINEQYPLDKNETDYIASLLGVGYSKNPNYIMSTDFLVTYSDGHKEAISVKPNKKALENKRKFNNTCIEKVYWENHGIKFRMAYSDNIDRRITDNIRLVTRYYDPDSVIDNITAMKHLIATKRFAIELNQIIDYKALAESIINDEIMNKIEKEKQMNKRKKLVDDIFGK
- a CDS encoding TniQ family protein codes for the protein MIMTFISPVEDETFYSFMSRLAEANGTNYQHLSKYLDVAGSYDLIKHETMTILNKIEFPLPADEILMKHTLFPLIAPLFNDITQTMWINGFERKRHKFPKMIPLIRNHYNGTNICPICLKEDLTTYNRPLFRRSHQAPGVTACWKHGVKLVAYGTEDMHVTRASDFELNFANFCHELLKTDLHCNFQDITFYLREIIETKFVNKKDCISLIEHTIPDGMLTGPAEKILNRVIFKSSTGTTAPLNILLFEFVLSTVSNIRNRFESEKCHLNVSKDYEVLKSYGLFSVVQHNCGERFLATEYGFNAGWQCPHCENARNDEEKFIEVAENVNPDYKICSEYLGPQKFIEVKHKCGLIHHIRAKYMLEERVCECEKGPTLSEMKSLVEQNDFKLLSAEKTTSRSTTVLKIKHTKCGHIFFKTMSNFQRSPYCSYCRSIGFSVAILDLTINNTDEYKKAVADLTGDDYTVLTGISTSGQENVKIRCNKCKKIIVMPARDFLVGRRCPCEKNPYGDEFPEFVLEASKNLYHVRSKEAKNSFDVFNSDGKVVLENVSKLLILSELRRPTQSKVLPLPDDVRKKVKDVPIGILPYIRNTIAENPSADYTAESLSNENYSIYDLNMKLSFLQRRGELYRVSEGVYHDVNDPDFDKKRIMPEKTFEIRDLLWILVKDRNDSYTISELSDLTGYSVSQIGTALVSLDHLKRIHRVAMGTYVTGAGKDFVTVPDQVLEYVKENLSEGEFTASDINIPDLTRQQITDALKKFPQKGLAKRIKTGVYMYTGKDRIREKTMEDTVMDVINKDIVRDYTLKDFEFLDKPKNQLSSILSRLVRKGYLYRVSKGVFHSTEDVKEE
- a CDS encoding ATP-binding protein gives rise to the protein MEERKYTTPEMQYAFQETSGYSIVSAEYIQCEGKAKGNPLIEALPPLLNEEGRKATFNHGVILPENLDEMSLQQKLDSLECLLDFRTELPMDSKFEYHFHKAIRESYLKRETMHSSQSNIKVHTGDGVIEQNQKLIPTNMSEPVEGISITGIGGSGKSTSVNAVLDLYPQTIIHNMGTVDQFVQIPYLIVNIHPDYNIGSVYEAIGEAIDRALRNLTPYYENEVFKAKKLGDKERLIKNYINVFHVGALILDEIQMLSLKTTKRGYSISNFLVLANETSVALVAIGTREAFLRLFDDPHNARRFAHNINSEVYVENKRAFEFILRRLWNYRYFTNPVNPSAKIIDAMYEETHGIINMLMILWAYIQTQYMLKPTEITADFIKKCSNRSMDLLKLSIDCYDYKKESISMKKAVNQMIAAISERGHAGNDVGEIVDVARTQAYVEEKILELYPEVSKKAIFNSFTRALKLSGGKFTSDSAAVRETLKAISEMQKIHMATSQNNVHSLIEEINSEEVIFK